From Candidatus Neptunochlamydia vexilliferae:
GAACTTTGGCAAGCTTTTTGGCCTCTTTGAGGATAAACTTCTTGACTCCGTCGTAGACCGTTTGGGGGTTGTGGTGGGCGCCCCCTTGTGGCTCATCGATGATGGTGTCGATCACCCCAAATTCGAGGAGGTGCTCGGCTTGCATCTTAAGTGCTTCGGCCGCTTCTTCGTTTTTGGCTGCGTCGCGCCAAAGGATTGAGGCGCACCCCTCGGGAGAGATCACCGAGTAGTAGGCATGCTCGAGCATTCCCATCACGTCGCACACTCCCATACCAAGGGCTCCACCGGAGCATCCTTCGCCAATAAGGACGGAGATGATGGGGGTTTTGAGGTTGGCCATTTCGAGAAGGTTGGTTGCAATGGCAGATCCTTGTCCCCGCTCTTCTGCGGTCAGACCGGGATAAGCGCCAGGAGTATCGAGGAAAGAGAGGACGGGAAGGTTAAATTTTTCGGCAAGCTTCATCACACGGAGAGCTTTGCGGTACCCTTCGGGATGGGGCATTCCAAAGTTGCGGTAGAGGCGACTTTCAGTGTCACACCCTTTTTCCTGGGCGATAATGACAAACTTTTTTCCACCGATAATCCCAAGACCGGCAACGATGGCCTGGTCATCGCGGAAAAGACGGTCGCCAAAGATCTCGGTAAAGCTTTCACAGAGGTTTTTGATGTAGTCAATAGAGCGGGGGCGAGCGGGATGGCGGCAGATTGCAACCCTTTCCCATGGGGAGAGTTTGGAATAGACCTGTTGTTTGAGCTGCTCAAGCTTTTTCTCTAGCTTGAGAAGCTCTTCATCGGTCCAGATTCCATTGACCTTGTTCTGCTCTTTGAGCTGGGCAATAGCTTTTTCATGATCGATAATTTGCTTTTCATGATCTAACATAATATTACTCTTCTTTTCCTGGGATGTTTGCTTCATGGAAGTCGGTGACCACTTCAACCAATGTGGGCTTCGTGATGACAATGGCATAGAGCTCTTCGATATCTCCTTGCGCTAAACGGATGCACCCATCACTTTCGTAGCTTCCAATCGTTGAAAGATCTTCTTCATAGGTTTCGGTTTCTAGGTCATAGACCCATGGTGCTCCATGAAATCCATACCCACGGGGGTTGCCCCCCTCCCCATCAAACTCTTCTGTAAGGGGGATCCACCGGGTTCCAAAAACGCGGACCATTTCGATCTCATCGTCTTGGAAATAGCCCATATTTCCAGGACGATAAATGGCAACCTTATCGCCAAGCGAAAATTTTCCCTTCGGCGTTAAAAGTCCCGAATAAGAGTCTTCATCAAAACGGCCTAACCCCACTTTGTAGGTTTTGAGAAGGGTCCGCTCGTTTGTCTCTCCATCAATCGCATAAAACCACATCTTGCACCGGGAAAGATCGACAACAAGGTAAAAACTGAGCTCTTTTTTTAAGATGTTAAAGGTGTCGCCTGATGTGACTCTCTGCGTATAGTAATCTTTTTTTCCGTTGAGACTTCGGGCGATAAAATGACGCGAAGTGGAAAAGTGTGCAGCGTAGTCGGTCACCCATGCCGGACGCCCTTTTAACCAAGGGACTCGAGCGCGGTAACGGACGGTCTCCACAAGGGGAAGCTTGTGCCGCCCTGTGGTGAAAAGCCGCCAGACCTGGTCCTCTTCTCGGTCGGCCACCTCATCTTGAACTGGACGGAGGTATTGGTGCCCCTTTTCTTCAGGGGTAGCTTCTTCAATAGCCACCTCGATCGGCTTTGTAGCAACTTCTAATGCAACGCTTCCTTCCTTCTTCTTAAAAAGAGCTAAGCCTCCAATCACCGCAAAAAGGGTGAGGGCGCCGATTGAAATAACTTTTGGAATTGACAAATCTTTTTCTCCTTCGCGTCTAGTCTATAAAGTTTTTTGGGAAATTAGCACGACCTTTTCACTATTCTTTGATCTCCAAAAATCTCCCATTGTCTTATGGACAATGTTATCGATTTTAGGATATCAAATTCTAGCAAAAATTTAGGCGTAATTTCTTCAAAAAACTTTATAGACTAAACGCTAGCACAAATTATCTAGAATTTTGAATTCTTTTGCAAGAGGTTAAAATTTTACTTTACCGTCCATGCGTAAGGCTTCATTTTCTCCCCTAGAGGAAAGGCAATTAAAAATTCTGCTGACCAAAAATGGGCCTTTCCGGCAAGGGGAATCACCTCCATTTCTCCTTCAAAATGGGGCACTAAAGTCACCTCTTCCCCTTCACGGGTAAATAAAACAGTACCATTTTTTCCTCGGTACCGCTCAAGCGCCTTAGGCGCTAGGTGACACTCTTCACCGACATGGGCCCCATCAGCTGAGATGAAAAAGGCAAAGTAGAGCCTCTTTTCATGACTGTGGCGGATGGTCAGCTCAAAGTTCTCTTCCTCTCCTTTCATTTCAAAAAAGAGCCATTGTCTAGAGAGTGTCTGGGTCCATCCTTTAAGCTTTGAGGATTCCAGAGTAAGATCTTTAAATCCTTCTGCACTCCCATTTGAAGGACGAAAAATTCCATAGTGGTCCGAGTCAGCAAGGGGGGCGTCATGGGGACCAAAAGAGACGATATGGATCCCCTTTTTATGGAGCGATCCTAAACCTGTATTAAAACCGGAGGCTGTAGCGGCAAAACTCATCTCTCCATGGTGGTAACGGAGGAAACCAAGGCTTCGGTCAAGATTTGGAGACAATAGCTCTAACTTTGCATCTGGCAGAGAGACCTCTTTATCGATCAGCTTTTGAAACTGGGCGGCAAAAAGGGAGATAAAGGGGCTTGCTTGGTAATCTTCGTGGAGAGGATGGGGCGCTGCTTTGCAGTAGGAAATGATCGAAAAAAGGAGAGTGAAGACAGCGGAAAGCTCGGTGGGTTTGTACTCTTTTTCTTTGATCCACATCCCTTGAAAGAGTTTTCCTTCATGGTCGCACAGGGAAAGGCAAAAAGCAGCAATTTTTAACCCTGCCTGGAGAAGTTCTTCATCTCCTTGGGACCACCCGAGATAGAGGTAGACAAGGGCAATATGGCCATTTTCTAAAGGCTCTGGGATTTGTTTTTCTAAGGCGTGAGACCCTGTTTCTTGAAGGATGGCTCCCTTTTCAAGTTGTCGAATGTCAAGGGGCTCAAACTCCCCTTTTAAAAGGTAATTGGCGAGGGCTAGATAGGCCTCTTGAAGGGAGGCGGTTCTCCATAACCCTTGCGTGCGCGCTTGTTTGATCTGAGCGCTCAGCTCATCACTTTTTTCCCCTTGAAAGAGCTTGATTAAGATGTCCTGAATAAAAAAGGTCTCACCACTTTCTTCTTGCACATGCTCAAAAGAAGTCATGAGACCTGTCATCATCTTCCGCCCAAACTACTTTATTATAAAGCAGCTCCCTGCGCTTCTTCAGTCTCTATCAGGTTTTTCATCTTTTTTCCAGGAGTGAATTTCACTGCCCGTCTTTCTGGGATGATAATAGGGACTGAAGCATTTTTTGGGTTTCTTCCAATTTTTTGTTTTCTTTTTACAACTTCAAAAACTCCGAAGTCACGAAATTCTAATCGATCTCCATCAGAGAGATACTCTGTCATACAGTCTAAGAACGACTGTACAACAAGGCGTACCTCATTGGGATGTAGACCACGGCGTCTAGAAATCTCACTGATGAGTTTCTTTTTTGTTAT
This genomic window contains:
- a CDS encoding acetyl-CoA carboxylase carboxyltransferase subunit alpha; this encodes MLDHEKQIIDHEKAIAQLKEQNKVNGIWTDEELLKLEKKLEQLKQQVYSKLSPWERVAICRHPARPRSIDYIKNLCESFTEIFGDRLFRDDQAIVAGLGIIGGKKFVIIAQEKGCDTESRLYRNFGMPHPEGYRKALRVMKLAEKFNLPVLSFLDTPGAYPGLTAEERGQGSAIATNLLEMANLKTPIISVLIGEGCSGGALGMGVCDVMGMLEHAYYSVISPEGCASILWRDAAKNEEAAEALKMQAEHLLEFGVIDTIIDEPQGGAHHNPQTVYDGVKKFILKEAKKLAKVPTDELIEKRYQKFRKLGAVTVEKAS
- a CDS encoding L,D-transpeptidase, which gives rise to MSIPKVISIGALTLFAVIGGLALFKKKEGSVALEVATKPIEVAIEEATPEEKGHQYLRPVQDEVADREEDQVWRLFTTGRHKLPLVETVRYRARVPWLKGRPAWVTDYAAHFSTSRHFIARSLNGKKDYYTQRVTSGDTFNILKKELSFYLVVDLSRCKMWFYAIDGETNERTLLKTYKVGLGRFDEDSYSGLLTPKGKFSLGDKVAIYRPGNMGYFQDDEIEMVRVFGTRWIPLTEEFDGEGGNPRGYGFHGAPWVYDLETETYEEDLSTIGSYESDGCIRLAQGDIEELYAIVITKPTLVEVVTDFHEANIPGKEE